A genomic segment from Flavobacteriales bacterium encodes:
- the yajC gene encoding preprotein translocase subunit YajC translates to MHAHTIILMGQGTEGGGTSVFIMWGLVLLIFYFFMIRPQQRKQKQAAAFRESLKKGSRVVTIGGIHGKVEEVKEKTVIMTTLGGDKLKVEKSAISPTAEASEADIAQSSK, encoded by the coding sequence ATGCACGCACACACCATTATACTCATGGGCCAAGGCACTGAAGGTGGAGGTACCTCCGTCTTTATCATGTGGGGTCTTGTCCTACTCATCTTCTACTTCTTCATGATCCGTCCGCAACAGCGCAAGCAGAAGCAAGCTGCCGCTTTCAGGGAGTCTCTGAAAAAAGGTTCTCGCGTAGTGACCATCGGAGGTATCCATGGCAAGGTGGAGGAGGTCAAAGAGAAGACCGTCATCATGACCACTCTAGGCGGTGATAAACTCAAGGTCGAGAAATCGGCTATATCTCCAACGGCCGAGGCCAGCGAGGCCGATATCGCTCAATCGAGCAAGTGA
- a CDS encoding DUF1573 domain-containing protein: MRKTFGFIAVLLLVISSCKMTNRNESSVSADMVTSRTTIAFEEDVFDFGEMTQGDQVSFEFEFINTGDSPLLILDVKPSCGCTISDDWPDHPIEPGEGGIIPVTFNSEGKKGHQSKSITLVANTTPRTTVLTIQGDVIAPGSNE, from the coding sequence ATGAGAAAGACATTCGGGTTCATAGCGGTTCTACTGTTGGTCATCTCATCTTGCAAGATGACCAATCGGAATGAGTCCAGCGTCTCGGCCGATATGGTCACCAGTCGCACTACCATCGCATTTGAAGAAGATGTCTTCGATTTTGGTGAGATGACACAAGGAGATCAAGTCTCATTTGAATTCGAATTCATCAATACCGGTGATTCACCCTTACTCATACTCGATGTCAAGCCCAGTTGTGGGTGTACCATCTCCGATGACTGGCCCGATCATCCCATCGAGCCGGGAGAAGGAGGGATTATACCGGTGACCTTCAATAGTGAAGGGAAGAAGGGGCATCAATCCAAATCCATCACTTTGGTCGCTAATACGACACCGCGAACCACTGTACTCACCATCCAAGGCGATGTGATCGCACCTGGATCAAACGAATGA